One window of the Fimbriimonadaceae bacterium genome contains the following:
- a CDS encoding carboxymuconolactone decarboxylase family protein, protein MNRIAQLDPQTATGQTKTLFDGVQRKLGVVPNLFRVLGNAPAALQGYLNFSAALADGQLGPKVREQIALTVAQANECAYCLSAHSFIGGKLGLTQQDLAEARQAHATDPRTEAILKLAQRMVTQRGELGAEGLDDARRAGLTDGDIVETVAQVALNTFSNYLNHIAGTVIDFPEVTIAEGCGTSSCGCR, encoded by the coding sequence ATGAATCGCATTGCACAACTCGATCCTCAGACCGCAACGGGCCAGACGAAAACCCTGTTCGATGGCGTGCAGCGAAAACTCGGCGTCGTGCCGAACCTGTTTCGCGTGTTGGGCAACGCGCCCGCTGCGCTTCAAGGGTATCTCAATTTCAGTGCTGCGCTGGCGGATGGGCAGTTGGGTCCGAAGGTTCGCGAGCAGATCGCCCTTACGGTTGCCCAGGCCAACGAATGCGCCTACTGCCTCAGCGCACACTCGTTCATCGGCGGCAAATTGGGACTGACGCAGCAGGATCTCGCCGAAGCTCGACAGGCCCATGCGACCGATCCGCGCACGGAGGCCATCCTCAAGCTGGCGCAGCGCATGGTGACGCAGCGGGGTGAGCTGGGGGCGGAGGGCCTCGATGACGCGCGCCGTGCGGGGTTGACCGACGGGGATATCGTCGAGACGGTGGCGCAGGTCGCGCTGAACACCTTCAGCAATTACCTCAATCACATCGCCGGGACGGTCATCGACTTTCCTGAGGTCACGATCGCAGAGGGGTGCGGCACGTCTTCCTGCGGCTGTCGCTAG
- a CDS encoding cysteine hydrolase: MKISSRSIVASLAIVILTSPLISSAGEQEQKPTVSHYAGPREDAPIPRPGLRPKKGRVAVVVTDPQNDFLSPTGVAWGVVGQSVQENHTVEHLEDLFKVAKAADVPVFVSPHYYYPHDHRWTFGGALEVLMHKIGMFDRKAALTQEGFAGSGADWLDRYKPYIEDGRTVVTSPHKVFGPESNDLILQLRKADISQVILAGMSANLCTESHLRELLEQGFEVVVVTDATAAAKLPGFDGYEAAFVNVRMMASDVWSTAQAVKTLASLK; this comes from the coding sequence ATGAAGATCAGCAGTCGATCGATCGTTGCGTCGCTTGCCATCGTGATTCTCACGTCTCCGCTCATCTCATCGGCAGGGGAGCAGGAGCAGAAACCGACGGTGTCGCATTATGCGGGTCCGCGAGAGGATGCGCCGATTCCCCGGCCTGGGTTACGACCCAAGAAGGGCCGGGTGGCGGTGGTCGTGACGGATCCGCAGAACGACTTTCTGAGCCCAACCGGCGTGGCCTGGGGTGTGGTCGGACAGAGCGTGCAGGAAAACCACACGGTGGAACATCTCGAAGACCTGTTCAAGGTCGCCAAGGCCGCCGATGTGCCGGTCTTCGTCAGCCCGCACTATTACTATCCGCACGACCACCGGTGGACCTTCGGCGGCGCGCTCGAAGTGCTGATGCACAAGATCGGCATGTTCGACCGGAAAGCAGCGTTGACCCAGGAGGGGTTTGCGGGGTCCGGTGCCGATTGGCTCGACCGCTACAAACCCTATATCGAAGACGGCCGGACAGTCGTGACCAGCCCGCACAAGGTGTTCGGGCCCGAGTCGAACGATCTCATCCTGCAGCTGCGCAAGGCCGACATCAGCCAGGTGATCCTGGCCGGCATGTCTGCCAATCTCTGCACCGAGTCGCATCTGCGCGAGCTACTCGAACAGGGCTTCGAGGTGGTGGTGGTGACGGATGCGACGGCGGCCGCCAAGCTGCCGGGATTCGACGGCTATGAAGCCGCCTTCGTGAATGTTCGCATGATGGCGAGCGACGTGTGGAGTACGGCGCAGGCGGTGAAGACGCTGGCCTCACTCAAGTAA
- a CDS encoding DsrE family protein — protein MKTAIVILSDPKGGAEEALGRVFNALALAAESKQQGDEVAVVFNGPGTRWPAELTKLTHPANGLYQSVRDVVQGASCACAEVFGATDSVRSCGVKSVNDNALPGTAGLLSLRRYLADGWHVVVF, from the coding sequence GTGAAAACTGCAATCGTTATCCTATCCGACCCGAAAGGCGGGGCAGAGGAAGCCTTGGGGCGAGTGTTCAATGCCCTCGCCTTGGCTGCCGAATCCAAGCAACAGGGCGACGAGGTGGCCGTAGTGTTCAATGGCCCGGGGACGCGATGGCCGGCTGAGCTGACCAAGCTGACGCATCCGGCCAACGGGCTGTATCAGTCGGTGCGCGATGTGGTGCAGGGCGCATCCTGTGCCTGTGCCGAGGTCTTCGGGGCAACGGACAGTGTGCGGTCCTGCGGCGTGAAGAGCGTGAACGATAACGCCTTACCGGGCACGGCCGGCCTGTTGAGTCTCAGGCGGTACCTGGCCGACGGATGGCATGTGGTGGTGTTCTGA
- a CDS encoding pyridoxamine 5'-phosphate oxidase family protein, whose amino-acid sequence MAMKYLDLALTESVRRAQQQYYGHAATIAESPERDPLGEAEMEFITTRDSFYLGTVSESGWPYLQHRGGSAGFLRVLSPSRLAFADYRGNRQLLSTGNLLANDRVALFLMDYANRARLKVFGHGRIEDARSQPELVAQLASLDVRAKVERILFIDVVSYDWNCPKYITPRYSIGEVEEVVGPLKSRIAELEAQLRSLQGEKRILSI is encoded by the coding sequence ATGGCGATGAAATATTTGGACCTGGCGCTGACGGAGTCCGTGCGACGGGCACAGCAGCAGTATTACGGCCATGCCGCGACGATCGCCGAGTCGCCTGAGCGTGATCCGCTCGGCGAGGCGGAGATGGAGTTCATCACGACCCGAGACAGTTTCTACCTGGGCACCGTGAGTGAGAGCGGATGGCCGTACCTTCAACATCGCGGCGGGTCCGCGGGATTCTTGCGTGTGCTGAGCCCATCCAGGCTGGCGTTTGCGGATTATCGAGGCAATCGCCAACTGCTGAGCACGGGGAATCTCCTGGCGAACGATCGCGTGGCGCTGTTTCTGATGGATTACGCGAATCGGGCGCGTTTGAAGGTGTTCGGCCATGGCCGGATCGAAGATGCGCGATCCCAACCGGAACTCGTGGCGCAACTTGCCTCGCTGGACGTGCGCGCGAAGGTGGAACGGATTCTGTTCATCGATGTGGTGTCCTACGACTGGAACTGCCCGAAGTACATCACGCCCCGCTATTCCATCGGCGAGGTGGAGGAGGTAGTTGGGCCGTTGAAATCCCGTATTGCCGAGCTGGAAGCACAGCTTCGATCGCTCCAGGGAGAGAAGCGCATCCTGTCGATCTGA
- a CDS encoding ABC transporter substrate-binding protein produces MSHISRRHFLKFAVAIGGAVALGGLDGSPGFSRSRRIAHAAEPIKIGIIDPLSGPYKTSSIHDVHGATVAVDRFNTAGGVLGRPVVLVEADDASKVDIGVRTARKLIMDDRVDVLMGTFNGDVAMAIAEVAKRENRLFMVTGAHVPELTGAACNSHTFVFMPTADMLATAVAPHLVKTYGTRCYMVTADTVDGASARTAMTDALVAHGAEILGDTVASFGTTDFVPAFTRAVRAKPTFIVLNLYGWDLVHALKAYAKLQLAAAQIGVGGMIGGEQIGRPLGYADHAGIWGLIWDPKVKSESSRRFIQGVIDKYHHTPTSRCYHGYAAMTQILEAMQRAGTTDTQALIKTLEGHAFDGLKEGRSYFRASDHLHVQDVLVGKAYGKELGLGHYQLLATVGGEAVASVPDRSGCGLT; encoded by the coding sequence ATGTCACACATATCGCGTCGACACTTCCTGAAATTCGCCGTCGCAATAGGCGGCGCGGTCGCACTCGGAGGTCTGGACGGCTCGCCAGGGTTCTCCCGGTCGAGGCGGATCGCCCATGCCGCGGAACCGATCAAGATCGGCATCATCGATCCGCTGTCGGGCCCCTATAAGACGTCTTCGATCCACGACGTGCACGGCGCGACGGTCGCGGTGGATCGCTTCAATACAGCCGGCGGTGTACTGGGCCGTCCGGTGGTCCTTGTCGAGGCCGACGATGCATCCAAGGTGGACATCGGAGTACGGACGGCTCGGAAGTTGATCATGGACGACCGTGTGGATGTGCTCATGGGCACCTTCAACGGAGACGTCGCAATGGCGATCGCGGAGGTGGCCAAGCGGGAGAACCGGTTGTTCATGGTGACCGGCGCACATGTTCCCGAGTTAACGGGGGCCGCGTGCAACTCGCACACCTTCGTGTTCATGCCGACCGCCGACATGCTCGCAACAGCGGTGGCCCCGCACCTGGTCAAGACCTATGGGACCAGGTGCTACATGGTCACGGCCGATACGGTGGACGGCGCTTCCGCACGTACCGCCATGACCGACGCACTCGTGGCCCACGGGGCCGAGATCCTCGGCGATACTGTGGCGTCTTTCGGCACGACGGACTTTGTCCCGGCATTCACACGGGCGGTGCGAGCCAAGCCGACCTTCATCGTGCTCAACCTCTACGGCTGGGACCTCGTCCACGCGCTGAAAGCTTATGCCAAGCTGCAGTTGGCCGCAGCGCAGATCGGCGTGGGGGGCATGATCGGCGGCGAACAAATCGGCCGGCCGCTGGGCTATGCGGATCACGCCGGAATCTGGGGCCTGATCTGGGACCCGAAGGTCAAGTCCGAGAGCTCGCGACGGTTCATTCAAGGCGTGATCGACAAATACCACCACACACCGACCTCGCGGTGCTATCACGGTTACGCCGCCATGACGCAAATCCTGGAGGCGATGCAACGGGCAGGAACGACCGACACACAGGCGCTCATCAAGACGTTGGAGGGGCATGCCTTCGACGGCCTGAAGGAAGGGCGCTCCTATTTCCGTGCGTCGGATCACCTGCATGTGCAAGACGTGTTGGTAGGGAAAGCCTACGGGAAGGAATTGGGATTGGGCCACTACCAGCTGCTGGCCACGGTAGGGGGAGAGGCGGTTGCGAGCGTGCCCGACCGGTCGGGTTGTGGGTTGACCTGA
- a CDS encoding DUF2282 domain-containing protein, producing the protein MNAQMKKHAMVHSALLVALSVAGAQVANAAPKMAEMPSGWEACGGVAKAGMNDCAVKTSLHSCVGMSKTDNEADSYVFLPKGLCTKIAKGTVLAITKDDLAKMKEMMMKKM; encoded by the coding sequence ATGAACGCTCAGATGAAAAAACACGCGATGGTTCATTCTGCACTGTTGGTGGCCCTGAGTGTTGCCGGTGCCCAAGTGGCAAACGCCGCCCCCAAGATGGCCGAAATGCCCAGCGGCTGGGAAGCCTGCGGCGGGGTCGCGAAAGCCGGCATGAACGATTGCGCGGTCAAGACCAGTCTCCATTCCTGTGTCGGGATGTCCAAGACCGACAATGAAGCCGATTCGTATGTGTTTTTGCCGAAAGGTCTCTGCACCAAGATCGCCAAGGGAACGGTGTTGGCCATCACGAAAGATGACTTGGCCAAGATGAAAGAGATGATGATGAAGAAGATGTAG